ATTGCATAGCGGTCTCGGATGTAGCAATTTTGGTTCGGTTTTGTTAGTTTTTACCATAACTTGATCCGTTCTTTATGAAATCACTCAGAACACACCTAACACACCAATTTTCtcatttattttcattattaatGGGCCTACTTCCTGCgatgcatttttttttttttcgatttttcgtcctttgaaAAAGACTTGCCATAACTTTCTCATAATAAGCACACTCTAATTGATTTTTGAGAATTTTTTCGATGTCCGGTCGCGACCACATCCCAAATAAAAAATGTTTCAATGTGAGTATCGTATTTAAGTGTCGCATTTTTTAAGAACGGCAATTTGAgttatttcaattaaattgttttccttAATCTAGTTAAATGAATATTTCTATTcttgtttttaaatttatgCTAAATTGAATAGAGATATGAGGAAAATTCAAATTCACCGTTTTCTTTGGCTTGTGCCGGAAGTATTAGTACCTGAAGTGTACATTTTTGGTGTGTCTTATTCAAGTGTCGGGGAGTGTACTTACAAGTTCGTTTTCAGCAGCTTCTTTGCTGATTTTTTGCAATCGTTTGTTAGTTCTTTTCTGGCTAAATGGTTATATATTTCGTTAGCGGCAAGTTCGCTTTGTCTAACGAATCCTGTTTTTGAGCTCTGACTAACACAGCATCCGCGATGTCCAGCGTTCGAGACCGATTCCGACCAACCACATGAGCAGAAAATTTTCGAAGGTTGTTTTCGAAGTCCACAACGTCCTGCTTTCTGACCCTGCTCAGTGTTtgtgttttcttttgcttCCGATTAAAGAAGTATTCAGTATATGCGATCTCATTTTCATTCCGGATTACTTCTCGCTCCAGCCTAGTGTCGCCTAGCCCCTCGCAGCTGATCAGCGTTTCGAGCACATCATTTATCTCTGTTTCACTGAGCTGTGCCACAAGGCCTGGTAAGCGAGATCTAAATGTCTCGATACGTTGGTCAACATGGTCAGCCGAATGCTTAGTCTCTGTAATAGCACAGGCCATCACGTTGTAGCCGGCGCATTTTTGTAGGCTCAGACTGTAGCCCAACTCTTGAGTGCGCAGCTGGTTGAAGAAGGGTTCTTTCACAATCTGCTCTACCAGATCCATCAGGCACTCCAATTTACGATCACTTGGTCCCATTTGATAGTAGTTTCTTACAATCGTATTCGTATCTTTGTGGTTTAAGGCTTTCGCCCGcaaataatacgatccaagtGGTATCTGCACTAAGCTATTTTCCAGTGAGGAtggattatttaatttttggcTATTGAAAGTGGTAAGGACTAGTTGCATTGCCTCAAGTGCttgttcttgttttcctgTACGAGTCCTTGGACGCACATTTGACGCTTTTTGACGACTTTGGAGGAAATCACTTGAGCTGGATCTGGAGTGATTCATGATTCTTTTACCAAAAGAGGTAGTTTCTGGTTGTCCCTTGCCAGCTATATAGAGGCCATAGGATAGACCAGCTTAATACTCGCATACCTTTCtcgtaattagtaattgtatttgtgttttgaATGCGTGCTAATGATTGAAGCCATTAGTAGGGTAGTTGACATTGCTTCCAGTGCAATTGCCAGCACTTAGTGGAAGGGCGGCGGAAAGGAGTACTGCCTTATGGTTACCCTAGACACTAGGTGGACATTCAACACAGCTAGAAGGAGCTGCAACCTAAGGCTTTGATGGTTTCAACACACCCATGTACCTACAGCAGATGGGACAAAGCTACTTCAAGAGGAGGCTACTTTTTTACGCCACAGGATGCAGGAGGGAAAGGAGCAATACGAGGTACCTGGaggagtcccgcaggggtcAGTGCTGGGCCCCCTACTGTGGAACGCAATGTACGACTCAGACTCCTCCACGGAGGTGGTGTACGTTGCGGATGGTGTAGCAGTTCTAGTGGTAGCAAACGACTTGTCCGTCTTGCCCGCATTCATCAGTGGCTGGTGCTGGTTGGGCTCCATTGGACTGGACCAATGccctccaaacatcaagctacgCCCAGGGTATGGCAGCCACTCACCGCCTCTCTGCACTGGGCATAATCTGCGCCTTCCGGACCGTCTTGGACGAGGCAGTCCACGTGATCGCAACAGAGCCTCAGAAAGTGGCAATACCGCTGGGATACGGCCACTAAAGGACGATGACCCACCAACCCATCCCAACCATCGAGTGGCATCGGTGAGCTCTAAATGAGTGAGTCCACATAGTATTGTAACCAGAGCTCGAAAAATGGACAGAGAATAATGAAAAATGATGCAGACTTGCTCACTCTCTCAACAGAACACGTATTTTTGTTACCCTCGTGTTTTCCGCCATATTCTGATCGGCGAGAGAAACACAGGCACGAAGAGACTTTAAAGAAGGGACTGTCCTTCTGCTCAGAAGCTAAGTATCAGCAATTACAATTTGTAAGCCCTGAATCTTTTGTTTTTCTCTAATTCCTAAATAAGCAGCATGGATATGACACCTTTCCCACTTACTCattgttcggtcaaactcctttaaggaacaagtattcaaatgaccctcgtaaaatagagagcctacgctcactttttgtatttactctcaccataattgtactaaattcaccactgtattctctctcttatgcccagtactcaagcactaagatttgtaataaaagttattccctaatactcaactggatcgatcgacttttctctttcttgtatagactttgattcgtttgcagaaaaaactaacacacccccatccgtgaattaacattaatgcggaaaacgctccgtgtacaaACACTCTTAAGTTACAGCTATTGTGACACGACGGTGGAAGTTACtttaaaaccaaaacaaaaggaaataTCAActaaacaaaaacgagggggaacgttgtgactTGCTGTTAcggccgcaactctacatttacgCCCGATACTCAGTCTATGGCTCTACTCCGCCAGACGGCGCACACATTGCACGACGAAAATCAGTCAAAACGTGTCTTCGGGAGATGTGTAGCCActacaaattgatttgttccttctaGCTATAATAacaatccgatctgatccaggcAATCTGCTAGacatggtcattctctataattctgcgcttttggtcctcttgtatctttaaaattgcgGAGGCCACTGATTTTCGTCCGTTGTGGGAGTGGAAGGAGCTTGGCacaattttgaaacaaacttgatTCAGTTTTAAACCGAATTCCATGCATCTAATTCCTGCATTCAAAGCGGAAATACCATATACCAAGTATTCCTCTTCAAATCTTGAAAGtccttttgtgtttttttttgtttacacAAAGCTCATGTCAAGGTCGATTTAGTGTTTGTGAGATCGTTTATAACTTTTCCATTAATCACAGTAAAAGAAAATTCATAATTCACAAAAATAGTTGTACCTTCCTTGATTTCCAGTGATCCCGGCCTTATATTTGCAATTTGATTCTTAGCAACATTTACAATGGACCCGTACATTCCTTGTCGTATAATATCGGGCGGCAATAGTGAGCAGACAAGGTCGAGGATTTTTCAATAGGTTTTTAGGTTTTTCTTGAAAAGTTAAACTTCACGAGTTTCAGAAAATGCTGAACGTTGCAAAGGAATATTCTAGTCAATATCCATtgattaataaaaataaaataatatacaaGTGGAGTGTAAACTATTTATTGTTGGCTTAAATATTAACCAATCGAGCTGTAATTGTAGGTGCTGGATTATACATATATCAATATTCTAGATCATTAAACAAAAATTCAATCCACATTGAGCTCAAGTCGGCACCTCTAAGCGTTGTCGAATCGGGCTAGAACTTTTcattttattatattatacCAAAAGTAACATTTCAGACCCTCAGACATTTGATTCCGACGCATTTTGTTTCGCCAATACAAATAAACGCAGCGATATTATACATAAGtacaatatatatgtacaaatAGGTATATTTTTCATATGGAGCTGCTTTCTTCTGTGCGTTGCAAGTTACAAATTTAATAAGCTCTTcaagggtataaaaaacgtAATGTTTGACATGAGacaatacatatgtatatgcatgtatgtatgtaaaaatTGTTATAAATGATATCAGGGATTAAGGCTTAGTTTGTTGGCGTAATTAAATGTTTTTCCCAGACTGTAATAACCCAAACTGCCTGCAGAGTTGCGATTAATTGTGTACGAAAGCCGGAGCCTATCAGGTGCCTGCTGGGCTGTCGGCTCATATATCaacatatatattatattaccTAGTATATCAAAACGTTATAAACACGCCTATAGCTGTTGGTCGGGCCGGGTGGTTGACTGGTAGGAGTGGGGAATTCGTAACATGTGTCATGAAGAGGGCAGTGTTCACCGTAACCACCCGCTCATCCATATCAGAAACGAAGCACAACGATTAGCACGAAAGTGCATTCAATGCAAAATTGAACAAACCAGTTTAATCTCTATGAGATGGTGGCCAGATTTTACAACAATTTTGATGAGCTGTATAGAATCACAATAGCTTACAGTTGGTTGGATTTCCTTCTACTGTCCCCAGAAACAAAGCAGATCCTCTTTTTATATCCAGTATTTAATAAAGGCGGGTGTATTGTAAATTCGTGTAATTGTACATACATTTAACAgtcagaaggaagcgttttatAGAAATAGACAGACAAGAATATACAAATATAATACCTGCACCAATGgtaaacaaaataaatacatgGCTCTACCCCAACATTATATACATAGATTTCTgcaataaaaattatattttcaCAATCGGTTTTCGATCGATTTAGCGGaaataaaatttaaagaaAGCCTATAGACCTATAGGGGACAGTCGCGGTTACACGGTCCGAACCAAACGACGAAAGTAAGTTTCTGCTAATCAGTATGCTCGAAGCGAGGAGGGAAGGGATAGCTGATCTGGTATCTGTCATTTCAGCTCAGAGAGCCCGAGTTCCATTCAGTTTTTGCGGTCAATGAAGTGCTTGAAGTTTTGGCCGTTCAGTTGCTTTATCGACAGCACTTGGGTTGGGTGGACTAATTGAACTGTTTTGCGGTTTTTGTTGATTAAAGCACTTGTGACCAAGCAAAAAATGCAGTTCATGTTCATCCGACTGATGGGATCAGTGATGATCCTGGCACTTGCGACGATTCCTGGAATGGACGCTGCCGATAAAGGATTCCCACTTTCCCTAATACACATAAACGACTTCCATGCCAGGTAAGGCATAGCAGGGCCAAGCCAAGAGCCTTATAAAATTCAATCAAGTTTATGGCGCCTCACATCAATGCCACAATCGCTGAGGTGGCCGTTAAGTACGGCAATCCATGCCCGCGGCTTATCGAAAACAGTTCCCGCACTCATAAGAACCAGGCTGATACCGATACTGATTCTGATAACGATAAGGCCATGACGAAGATAGCTGATCCGAGTCCCAGCACCAGCCCAGTCACGAGTGGATTCTAACCCCGATTACGATCTGCAGATTCGAGCCCACGGACACCAGCGGCGGCGTCTGCGACAGCGGCGAGGAGTGCATCGGTGGCTATGCCCGCACCGTCTACACTGTGAAGCGCCTTCTCGAGGAGCAGAAGGACTTCAACCCGATCTACATAAATGCGGGCGATAGCTTTCAGGGTACGCTCTGGTACAATATTGGCCGCTGGAACGTCACCCAAGAGTTCCTCAATATGCTGCCGGCCGACGTCATGGTGAGTAGGAGCGGAGGACACTAAACGTTTTCGGAGCCCCAAGTCTAACAGAAAACTGGCTCGAATACCAGAGTAATTTGGCTACTGACTAGTTTTATTAACGATGAATCCATTTCAGACGCTAGGCAACCATGAGTTCGACAACGGGGTCGAGGGCGTCGTGCCCTTCCTAGAGACCATTGACACGAACATGCTGGTGGCCAACATGGACTGCGCTCACGAGCCCACCATGGAAGGTTTGTACAACAAGTCGATGATCATCGAGCGGGCAGGTCGCAAGATTGGACTGATTGGCGTCATCCTGGAGACTACATACGTGAGTAGTAGATCCACTTACATATGCTCTATGGCCGACCACGACTGAGTTTCGTTCCTATTTAGGACCTGGCTAACACAGGCAAGTTGAACTTCCGTAACGAGAGCGACACTATTCGAGAAGAGGCGCAGCTGCTAAAGGCCCAGGGGGCCAACATCATCATCGTGATCTCGCACTGCGGCTACGAAGTAGACAAGGAGATAGCGGCTAACGCCGGTGACTGGATCGATGTAATTGTCGGCTCCCACTCGCACACCTTCCTGTACACGGGCGACCCGCCGGGTCCACATAGACCAGCAGGTGACTATCCCACCGAAGTCATTCACAGCTCCGGACACCGCGTGCTCATCGTCCAGGCATCGGCCTACGCCAGATACGTGGGCAATCTAACCGTCTATTTTGACGACAACGGCGACGTCCTGGACTTCGAGGGTGCCCCTCTTTACATGGGATCGGAGGTACCGGAAGGTGAGTATGGGGCTAAAGCTGGGGGTATATCGCGCTCCGCAAAAGCCCGGGACTGATCCCCGGCCAATTCTTCCGGGCGTTGTGCTTTGTGTTCGCCGTAGATGAGGCCGTGCGTGATGCTATTGAACCTTGGAAAGAGCTCATAGATATGCAGGGTAAGGTCGCTATTGGCACCACCAAGGTGGATTTGACCAAGGACAACTGTGGTGAAGGCGAGTGCAACCTAGGCAGCTTTTTCTGCGACGCCATGGTGCATTCGGTAAGTTGAAGTCTCAGCTCAGCGCCGTACTCGAATTACACCTCCCCCTCACACTTTTCAGTTCATCGGACTCTCGCCCTTCGATCAGAAGTCCTGGACAAACGTGTCCGCGGGACTCATGAACATTGGTGGTCTGCGGGTGAAGCTCTCCCGGGGCAGTGAGTACATTGGGATGGCCATTGTCCATTGTCCATTGATCGTGAGTTGACTACATTTCCTCCATACAGATCTCACCTACGCCCACCTGGTCAGCATGTCCCCGTTCGAGAACACGCTAGTGGCTTACAACATTCCTGGCAGCACGCTCGTCGCGGCTCTGGAGCACGCGGTGAGCAAGATTGACCTAGAGAACGGGGTGACCAGCTCCTACATTAACCTGCAGTTCTCGGGCATTAAAGTCAAGTACGACTACACCAAGCCCGTATCTTCGCGAGTCGTTTCCGTCCACGTTCGCTGCGCTGACTGTGAGGTCCCCGTTTACGAGCCCCTGGATCCCTACAAGCTCTACCGTGTTACCTCGCCCGACTTTCTACAACAGGGGGGTGATGGCTTCACCATGCTGGCAGCGGCCACAGACATCCAGTGCGTCCGAATCTCTGAATCTCTATCCAATTACACTGATCCAATCTGTTCGTTTACTCTTTCGTTGCAGGCGGGGCGTTACGGACTTGGATGCCTTGATCACTTACACGGCCCACCTTGACCCCATCTACGTAGGTCTCGAGGGACGCATCACTGTGCTCAACTGAAGCTTTCCGAGGGCAGAAAAATCTGTAATTGATAGCAAGagatttatttaatttatcacaatatatatatttttttttacaaattTACAACAAaggttttttatacccgatactcaaaatgagtattggggtatattagatttgtggtgaaagtggatgtgtgtaacgtccagaaggaatcgtttccgaccccataaagtatatatattcttgatcagcatcaatagccgagtcgattgagccctgtccgtctgtccgtccgtccgtctgtccgtctgtccgtccccttcagcgcctagtgctcaaagactataagagctagagcaacgatgttttggatccagacttctgtgatatgtcactgctacaaaaatatttcaaaacttcgccccgcccacttccgcccccacaaaagacgaaaatctgtggcatccacaattttaaagatatgagaaaaccaaaaacgtagaattgtagagaatgaccatatatttaagactgcggaatctgaattggatcgtattattattatagccagcatcaagaaaacaatttcattttttctcgccctgtctctctctaacacacacgtagcataggcggctttgcttagagtaaaacagtagcgcctagatctcagagactacaaaagctagagcaaccaaatttggtatccacactcctaatatatcggaccgagacgagtttgtttcaaaatttcgccacacccccttccgcccccgcaaaggatgaaaatctggagatattcacaaatctcagagactattctggctagagtaaccaaatttagtatccgcactcctgttagatctcactataaaacgtgtatctcaaaatttcgccccacccccttccgcccacacaaaggaagaaaatctgttgcatccacaatattgcacattcgagaaaactaaaaacgcagaatcatagataatgaccatatctatcagattgctgaatcagatcagatcatttttatagccaaagggaacaaatcaatttgcactggctacgcagcgcccgacgtcacgctcagactgattttctgtatcTCTCGCATGCACTCTTcgtcgtgtcgcttaatataagcggcgtctgccggaggagagccatactgacttagtatcgggtataaccgtagagttgcggtgtccgcagcaactcaccacgttccccctcgtttattctTTAAATTCTTAATATTTCTTAATATTGAAACAAAATAAAGCTGCTTATATCATATGCTTCTAAATGATATGACATAATTTGGCTTGATTTCAAGATGATGTGGTCCTGCAGGCCCTGCGTCCCTGGCAGGCCGAGCTGGAAGCCGCATCCAATAGGATTGTGGGACAGAGCCGAGTGTATCTGCAGCAGAGCCAATGCTCCAAGGGCGAATGCAACCTGGGCAATCTCTACACAGACGCCATGCTGCATGCAGTGAGACAACCATTCGCTATCCAGATTGCAGTAGTTGTATTATTGCAAGTATCGTTAGTTTCTTAGTGATGCAACGCCTTCCGGATCCAATTGGAGTAATGTGACCATTGCCTTAACAACGCAGGGGAATTTCCGGGTGCCCATCCCAGCTGGCAGTAAGTTTTTCAAACAAAATCCATCGAGAAGTTAATTTAAATCCTTGCTTACCCAACAGACATAACATATAAGCAGCTGGTTGCCATGTGCCCTTGGGAAAATCGCCTGGTTTCCCTGGACTTGCGGGGCCAACATTTATGGGATCTGTTAGAGGACAGTGTGGCGCCCATGGATTCCAGCTCGTCGGCGCCGAGGTCGTCCAGATTCCTACAGGTGTCAGGACTCCGCGTTAACTACAACATATCGGCTACCATGGGTCAACGTGTGGTCAGTGTCCGCGTTCGATGCTCCAACTGCGAAGTTCCCGACTACAGGCCCCTGAAACTAGCCAACACGTACCGTTTAGTGGTCATGGAGTACCTGGCCAACGGCAAAAACGGGTTCAACTTAATTAGCGACAATGCTGAGCATCTAGAGTACTTGCTTCAAATAATTAAGTGAGTGAATTAATAATCAAGTCTTTGCTTTCACAGGATGGGACCTCTTGACTTGGATGCCTTGATGTACTATATGCACGCAGTTGGACCTATTATAACAGGCATTGAGAAGAGAATCAATTTTGTAAATACTTAAAACTGCACTGGCTTAAtaatattcaaaacaaaaaaaactagggggaacgttgtgagttgctgcggagaccgcaactctacatttatacccgatacttagtcag
The Drosophila miranda strain MSH22 chromosome XL, D.miranda_PacBio2.1, whole genome shotgun sequence genome window above contains:
- the LOC108165075 gene encoding apyrase isoform X1; this translates as MQFMFIRLMGSVMILALATIPGMDAADKGFPLSLIHINDFHARFEPTDTSGGVCDSGEECIGGYARTVYTVKRLLEEQKDFNPIYINAGDSFQGTLWYNIGRWNVTQEFLNMLPADVMTLGNHEFDNGVEGVVPFLETIDTNMLVANMDCAHEPTMEGLYNKSMIIERAGRKIGLIGVILETTYDLANTGKLNFRNESDTIREEAQLLKAQGANIIIVISHCGYEVDKEIAANAGDWIDVIVGSHSHTFLYTGDPPGPHRPAGDYPTEVIHSSGHRVLIVQASAYARYVGNLTVYFDDNGDVLDFEGAPLYMGSEVPEDEAVRDAIEPWKELIDMQGKVAIGTTKVDLTKDNCGEGECNLGSFFCDAMVHSFIGLSPFDQKSWTNVSAGLMNIGGLRVKLSRGNLTYAHLVSMSPFENTLVAYNIPGSTLVAALEHAVSKIDLENGVTSSYINLQFSGIKVKYDYTKPVSSRVVSVHVRCADCEVPVYEPLDPYKLYRVTSPDFLQQGGDGFTMLAAATDIQRGVTDLDALITYTAHLDPIYVGLEGRITVLN
- the LOC108165075 gene encoding apyrase isoform X2 translates to MQFMFIRLMGSVMILALATIPGMDAADKGFPLSLIHINDFHARFEPTDTSGGVCDSGEECIGGYARTVYTVKRLLEEQKDFNPIYINAGDSFQGTLWYNIGRWNVTQEFLNMLPADVMTLGNHEFDNGVEGVVPFLETIDTNMLVANMDCAHEPTMEGLYNKSMIIERAGRKIGLIGVILETTYDLANTGKLNFRNESDTIREEAQLLKAQGANIIIVISHCGYEVDKEIAANAGDWIDVIVGSHSHTFLYTGDPPGPHRPAGDYPTEVIHSSGHRVLIVQASAYARYVGNLTVYFDDNGDVLDFEGAPLYMGSEVPEDDVVLQALRPWQAELEAASNRIVGQSRVYLQQSQCSKGECNLGNLYTDAMLHAFLSDATPSGSNWSNVTIALTTQGNFRVPIPAGNITYKQLVAMCPWENRLVSLDLRGQHLWDLLEDSVAPMDSSSSAPRSSRFLQVSGLRVNYNISATMGQRVVSVRVRCSNCEVPDYRPLKLANTYRLVVMEYLANGKNGFNLISDNAEHLEMGPLDLDALMYYMHAVGPIITGIEKRINFVNT